Proteins encoded in a region of the Shewanella polaris genome:
- the trpCF gene encoding bifunctional indole-3-glycerol-phosphate synthase TrpC/phosphoribosylanthranilate isomerase TrpF, whose translation MSKPESNVLTRIVDTKAAHIAALKLRFPEASLQPKISDRSLYDALKAPNAQFIFECKKASPSKGLIRPVFDVEAIANIYVHYAAGISVLTDEQFFQGDMDYIPKVRARVTQPIICKDFFVDPYQVKLAAHQGADAILLMLSVLDDAQYSLLADEAAKYQLDALTEVSNEAELARAIDLNAPIIGINNRNLRDLSTDLATTELLAPQIPADRVVISESGIYNHQQTRRLNPLVDGYLVGSSIMAQHDIDLACRQLVFGNNKVCGLTQIDDIEAVAKAGAVFGGLIFHPKSPRAVTPEAATELVAQMHQRNIGLNMVGVFVNHPVADIATLAKTLELFAVQLHGDETELEIKQLTALLAQQQLSTEIWKAVAVDSQSGEMSQKPAGANRYLYDSKSAQQFGGTGQTFNWQADIDDKQDAMLAGGLTPDNVYLASQQGFYGVDLNSGVESSPGHKDHQKLIAAFTQLRRN comes from the coding sequence ATGAGTAAGCCAGAAAGTAATGTATTAACCCGTATTGTTGATACAAAAGCGGCACATATTGCCGCACTTAAACTGCGTTTCCCAGAAGCCAGTTTACAGCCTAAAATATCAGATCGTAGTTTATATGACGCCCTAAAAGCGCCCAATGCTCAGTTCATCTTTGAATGTAAAAAGGCCAGTCCTTCTAAAGGTCTTATTCGTCCAGTGTTTGATGTTGAAGCCATTGCAAATATTTATGTTCATTACGCTGCAGGTATTTCAGTGCTCACCGACGAACAGTTTTTCCAAGGTGACATGGACTACATTCCAAAAGTGCGCGCAAGGGTAACTCAACCGATTATCTGTAAAGACTTTTTTGTCGACCCATACCAAGTGAAATTGGCAGCCCATCAAGGCGCAGATGCTATATTGCTGATGTTGTCAGTACTTGATGATGCACAATATAGTTTATTAGCCGATGAAGCCGCAAAATATCAATTGGATGCCTTAACCGAAGTCAGTAACGAAGCTGAATTGGCTCGGGCAATTGATCTTAATGCGCCGATTATTGGTATTAACAACCGCAATTTACGCGACTTAAGCACGGATCTTGCGACAACAGAGTTATTAGCACCACAGATCCCTGCAGACAGAGTAGTGATAAGCGAATCGGGAATTTACAACCACCAGCAAACTCGTCGTTTAAATCCATTAGTAGACGGTTACCTTGTTGGCAGTTCTATTATGGCGCAACACGATATTGATTTAGCGTGCAGACAACTTGTTTTTGGTAACAATAAAGTCTGTGGTTTAACTCAAATTGACGATATTGAGGCAGTAGCAAAGGCAGGTGCCGTGTTTGGCGGATTAATATTCCATCCTAAATCACCAAGAGCGGTTACTCCAGAAGCGGCAACTGAGTTAGTCGCGCAAATGCACCAACGCAATATTGGCTTAAATATGGTGGGGGTATTTGTTAATCATCCTGTTGCTGACATTGCCACCTTAGCTAAAACACTTGAATTATTTGCGGTGCAATTACATGGCGATGAAACTGAACTTGAAATAAAACAGTTAACAGCATTACTGGCTCAACAACAACTCAGCACTGAGATTTGGAAAGCCGTCGCTGTTGATAGTCAAAGTGGCGAAATGAGCCAAAAGCCAGCGGGTGCCAATCGTTATTTATACGATAGCAAATCAGCACAACAATTTGGCGGCACAGGACAAACATTTAATTGGCAAGCCGATATTGATGATAAACAAGATGCGATGTTGGCGGGTGGATTAACCCCAGACAATGTTTATCTTGCAAGCCAGCAAGGATTTTATGGGGTCGACTTAAATTCAGGAGTAGAATCTAGCCCTGGACATAAAGACCACCAAAAACTCATTGCCGCATTTACCCAATTACGCCGTAATTAA
- a CDS encoding aminodeoxychorismate/anthranilate synthase component II encodes MKIYLLDNFDSFTYNLVDQFRSLGCEVIIYRNDVSADYVAKKLMNETGKTALVLSPGPGAPHEAGCMMELIGKVAGKVPMLGICLGQQAMVEYYGGKVERAPFVVHGKASPTFHNGQGVFANLPSPLPVARYHSLVATIVPECLDIIATTDGMPMAIQHPQDQAIGFQFHPESILTTLGSQLLTQTLAYLTQEHTFAGGA; translated from the coding sequence ATGAAAATATACTTACTCGATAACTTCGATTCGTTTACTTACAACCTCGTCGACCAATTCCGTAGTCTTGGCTGTGAAGTGATCATTTATCGTAATGATGTCAGTGCCGATTATGTCGCTAAAAAGCTAATGAATGAAACTGGTAAAACAGCATTAGTATTATCGCCAGGGCCAGGTGCGCCTCATGAAGCAGGCTGCATGATGGAGTTAATAGGTAAAGTGGCAGGAAAAGTGCCGATGCTTGGCATTTGTTTAGGTCAACAAGCAATGGTTGAATACTATGGCGGAAAAGTTGAGCGCGCGCCATTTGTGGTCCACGGTAAAGCCAGTCCAACCTTCCATAATGGTCAAGGTGTATTTGCCAATTTACCCTCACCATTACCAGTTGCCCGTTATCATAGCTTAGTGGCGACAATAGTACCTGAATGCTTAGACATTATTGCCACAACAGATGGCATGCCAATGGCAATACAGCACCCACAAGATCAAGCAATCGGTTTTCAATTTCATCCAGAATCCATTTTAACCACATTAGGCAGCCAATTACTGACACAAACATTGGCATATTTAACCCAAGAGCATACTTTTGCTGGAGGCGCATAA
- the scpB gene encoding SMC-Scp complex subunit ScpB: MKPINPIQLKQLIEASLFVLGKPLSVKVIKETVLAEFSVSRSRIQETLDELQLDYQDRGVQLVKIASGYRFQTQEILSPFLQPLWQDKAPKYSRATLETLAVIAYRQPVTRGDIENIRGVAISSNIIKSLVDRNWIKAVGHKEVPGRPSLYATTSAFLDYFNLSKLADLPALTDASSLHALFEKAQLAMDEPEDEANSEDSTEDGLNNVE; the protein is encoded by the coding sequence ATGAAGCCAATTAATCCCATCCAGCTTAAGCAACTTATTGAAGCCAGTTTATTTGTCTTAGGTAAGCCGTTGTCGGTAAAAGTTATCAAAGAAACTGTGTTAGCTGAGTTTAGTGTGTCACGCTCGCGGATTCAGGAAACGCTAGATGAATTACAACTCGATTATCAAGACCGGGGCGTACAACTGGTTAAAATAGCCAGTGGTTATCGATTTCAAACTCAAGAAATACTCAGTCCATTTTTACAACCATTATGGCAAGACAAAGCACCTAAATACTCGCGAGCGACACTTGAAACCTTGGCTGTTATTGCATATCGCCAACCTGTTACGCGCGGCGATATTGAAAATATCAGAGGTGTTGCCATTAGCAGCAATATTATTAAAAGTTTAGTGGATAGAAATTGGATTAAAGCTGTTGGCCATAAAGAAGTACCGGGTAGGCCGTCATTATATGCAACCACCAGTGCATTTCTTGATTATTTCAATTTAAGCAAACTGGCAGATTTACCTGCATTAACTGATGCCAGCTCTCTACATGCGTTATTTGAAAAAGCCCAGTTAGCGATGGATGAGCCCGAAGATGAGGCCAATAGTGAAGACAGCACCGAAGATGGCCTCAATAATGTTGAATAA
- a CDS encoding anthranilate synthase component 1, with protein MTKLNQLAQVTTQTQPLTYHTDPLKLYQQVTGNAPHTMLLESAEVESKDHLKSIVLTHAAMMIRCDGYQLTFNALTHNGVALLVPIAKFFSDAEQQRDNDTLVITLKKATELQDEDARLKSTSPLDGLRMFIKHIQTNNPLKFEDLFLGGVLAYDLIDTVEPLPAAPNAHNDCPDYLFYLAETLILINHQTQQAEIVTHQFSQDTDIKNQLSQQVQHVIQQCAQLDDIEPLVPVATDAIVNITDEQFKQTVIDLKEHIVAGDIFQVVPSRCFSLPCPNTIGAYRALRLTNPSPYMFYFRGPDFTLFGASPESALKYDAASNQVEVYPIAGTRQRGKNAQGEIDFDLDSRIELELRLDKKELSEHLMLVDLARNDIARISQSGSRKVTELLKVDRYSHVMHLVSRVTGQLRLDLDALHAYQACMNMGTLVGAPKVRASQLVRQAEQARRGSYGGAVGYLNGLGDMDTCIVIRSAFVKNDVAHIQAGAGVVFDSDPQAEADETRQKAQAVISAIKMGGGL; from the coding sequence ATGACCAAACTAAATCAGCTCGCTCAGGTTACCACGCAAACACAGCCGTTAACCTACCACACTGATCCGCTAAAGCTGTATCAGCAAGTTACCGGCAACGCGCCGCATACCATGTTATTAGAATCAGCTGAGGTCGAAAGTAAAGACCACTTAAAAAGCATTGTATTAACTCATGCTGCGATGATGATCCGTTGTGACGGTTATCAACTCACGTTTAATGCGTTAACTCACAATGGCGTGGCCTTGTTAGTGCCAATTGCCAAATTTTTCAGTGATGCAGAGCAACAACGGGATAATGATACCTTAGTCATTACCTTAAAAAAGGCCACCGAATTACAAGACGAAGATGCACGCTTAAAGTCGACGTCGCCTCTTGATGGCTTAAGAATGTTTATCAAACACATTCAAACCAACAATCCGCTTAAATTTGAAGATTTATTTTTAGGTGGCGTATTAGCATATGACTTAATTGATACCGTAGAGCCACTTCCAGCAGCACCCAATGCGCACAATGACTGCCCCGATTACTTATTCTATCTTGCTGAAACACTTATTCTAATTAACCACCAAACTCAACAAGCTGAGATTGTCACTCATCAATTCAGTCAAGATACAGACATTAAAAATCAACTCTCTCAGCAAGTTCAACATGTCATACAGCAATGTGCACAATTAGATGATATTGAGCCGTTAGTACCAGTAGCGACCGACGCAATAGTCAACATTACTGACGAACAATTTAAGCAAACGGTTATTGATTTAAAAGAACACATTGTCGCAGGTGATATTTTTCAAGTGGTGCCATCTCGTTGTTTCAGCCTACCATGCCCTAATACCATTGGGGCATACCGAGCATTGAGGCTCACCAACCCAAGCCCTTATATGTTCTATTTCAGAGGCCCTGACTTCACCTTATTTGGCGCATCACCAGAAAGTGCCCTTAAATACGATGCCGCCAGTAATCAAGTTGAAGTTTACCCCATTGCTGGTACACGTCAGCGTGGCAAGAATGCCCAAGGTGAAATTGATTTCGACCTAGATAGCCGTATCGAACTTGAACTGCGTTTAGATAAGAAAGAGTTGTCTGAACATCTAATGCTGGTCGATTTAGCTCGTAATGACATCGCCCGCATCAGCCAAAGCGGTAGCCGTAAAGTCACAGAACTATTAAAAGTCGATCGTTATTCGCATGTGATGCATTTAGTCAGTCGCGTTACCGGTCAGTTACGCTTAGATTTAGATGCCCTACACGCTTATCAAGCCTGTATGAACATGGGCACTTTAGTTGGCGCACCAAAAGTACGTGCATCACAATTAGTTCGCCAAGCAGAACAAGCTCGCCGTGGTAGTTATGGTGGCGCAGTAGGTTACCTCAATGGTTTAGGCGATATGGACACCTGCATTGTTATTCGTTCCGCTTTTGTTAAAAATGATGTTGCCCATATACAAGCGGGTGCAGGAGTGGTGTTTGATTCAGATCCCCAAGCCGAAGCAGATGAAACTCGTCAAAAAGCCCAAGCGGTGATCTCAGCGATAAAAATGGGAGGTGGTCTATGA
- a CDS encoding LysR family transcriptional regulator, with translation MKTEDIALFHRIVETGSILEAANLLNLPKSTVSRRLQSLEESLNLKLFHRQSRAITLTSAGSHFYEKTLVMLADLEQTLSHITDNKAELTGHLRILMFPIPQIMDVVNKIFAFMDQNPKFSIEIITSTEPLDMVRNNIDIAFMVNETFTELDMVAKPIISEEMCFFASPEYLDKAGMPVTITDIEQHNSILFRFPNGKTFSQVPLANDAMQAVKGNLCTNSIQLAYEATRLGRGIGYLPQGLCIEDIQQGKLVRLFDDLPPYIGVVFLVYPSRRFLSLAGQRLLDYMLTESSTQTTETVVINNKTWI, from the coding sequence ATGAAAACCGAAGACATTGCATTATTTCATCGAATTGTCGAAACAGGCAGCATACTTGAAGCCGCTAATTTGTTGAATTTACCTAAATCGACCGTCAGTAGACGGTTGCAATCATTAGAAGAATCATTAAATTTAAAGCTGTTTCATCGTCAAAGCCGCGCAATAACACTGACCTCAGCGGGCAGTCATTTCTACGAAAAAACCTTGGTGATGCTAGCGGATCTAGAACAAACCCTCTCCCACATTACCGACAACAAGGCGGAATTAACCGGCCATTTACGTATTTTGATGTTTCCAATTCCACAGATAATGGATGTAGTTAATAAAATTTTTGCCTTTATGGATCAAAACCCCAAGTTTTCGATTGAAATAATCACCAGCACTGAACCATTAGATATGGTACGAAATAATATTGATATCGCATTTATGGTCAACGAAACGTTTACTGAATTAGATATGGTGGCAAAGCCCATTATCAGTGAAGAAATGTGTTTCTTTGCCAGCCCTGAATATCTGGATAAAGCGGGTATGCCAGTGACCATAACTGATATTGAACAGCATAACTCAATTTTATTTCGCTTCCCCAATGGGAAAACCTTTAGTCAAGTGCCGCTAGCAAATGATGCCATGCAAGCCGTTAAAGGCAATTTATGCACTAATAGTATTCAACTTGCCTATGAAGCGACTAGGTTAGGTCGAGGGATCGGTTACTTACCACAAGGTTTATGTATAGAAGACATACAACAAGGGAAATTAGTGCGTTTATTTGATGATTTGCCCCCCTACATTGGCGTAGTATTTTTAGTGTACCCATCAAGGCGCTTTTTAAGCCTAGCTGGACAACGCTTACTTGATTATATGCTTACCGAGTCATCCACTCAAACAACCGAAACCGTGGTCATCAATAATAAGACATGGATTTAA
- a CDS encoding L-threonylcarbamoyladenylate synthase, whose amino-acid sequence MSQFFYIHDENPQARLINQVVDILKQGGVIVYPTDSGYALGCMIGEKNAMTRMARIRQIENDANFSLMCRDLSELANFARVDNQAYRLLKSCMPGPYTFIFKATKEVPRRLQCDKKRTIGIRVPNNIIALAILEALGEPMMTTSLVMPNEQFAESDPEHIRDILDHQVDGIIHGGYLPENQTTVIDMSEGEMVILRHGAGDTSAFE is encoded by the coding sequence ATGAGTCAATTTTTTTATATTCATGATGAGAACCCACAAGCTCGGTTAATAAACCAAGTGGTGGATATTCTTAAACAAGGCGGAGTCATTGTTTATCCTACAGACTCAGGTTATGCATTAGGTTGTATGATTGGTGAAAAAAATGCCATGACGCGTATGGCACGTATCCGCCAGATTGAAAACGACGCTAATTTTTCATTAATGTGCCGGGATTTATCTGAGTTGGCTAATTTTGCCCGCGTTGATAACCAAGCATACCGTCTATTAAAAAGCTGTATGCCTGGGCCATATACGTTTATTTTCAAAGCGACAAAAGAAGTACCTCGTCGTTTACAATGTGACAAAAAACGTACCATTGGTATCCGTGTTCCGAATAATATTATAGCGTTGGCAATACTTGAAGCATTGGGTGAGCCGATGATGACCACCAGTTTGGTGATGCCAAATGAACAATTTGCCGAGTCAGATCCAGAGCATATTCGCGATATACTCGATCACCAGGTAGACGGTATAATTCATGGCGGTTATTTACCTGAAAATCAAACCACTGTAATTGATATGTCTGAAGGTGAAATGGTGATATTACGTCATGGTGCTGGCGATACCAGTGCATTTGAATAA
- the trpD gene encoding anthranilate phosphoribosyltransferase, with translation MDNLQALFDRLYQGKSLDREQMAQVFSAIIQGDMQPATMAGMLVALKMRGETIDEIAGAADALRQAAKPFPRSDASKHTGIVDIVGTGGDGYNTINISTTAAFVAAAAGAKVAKHGNRSVSSKSGSSDLLSHCGIALTMEPEAASQCLDKLGLCFLFAPHYHGGVKHAVPVRQALKTRTIFNVLGPLINPASPEFMLLGVYTLELIEPIAHVLHALGVKRAMVVYGSGLDEVALHDNTHVAELKDGVVRTYQLSPEDLGVERADIAQLTGGEPADNALITQAILQGKGLPAHRDAVAINAGCALYICGVCDSVQAGTQLALDTLAGGAAFTLLTDLAAASQAGEHNE, from the coding sequence ATGGATAATCTACAAGCTTTATTTGACCGCCTTTACCAAGGTAAGTCGTTAGATCGCGAGCAAATGGCACAAGTGTTTAGCGCTATTATTCAAGGTGACATGCAACCAGCAACAATGGCGGGTATGTTAGTTGCACTGAAAATGCGCGGCGAAACCATTGATGAAATAGCCGGAGCCGCGGACGCATTACGCCAAGCAGCCAAACCATTCCCACGTAGCGATGCCTCAAAACACACTGGTATTGTTGATATTGTTGGTACGGGCGGTGATGGTTACAACACCATTAATATATCAACCACTGCCGCGTTTGTTGCTGCTGCAGCGGGCGCAAAAGTGGCAAAACACGGTAACCGCAGCGTATCAAGTAAGTCTGGTTCTTCCGACTTATTGTCTCATTGCGGTATCGCACTCACCATGGAACCAGAAGCAGCAAGCCAATGTTTAGATAAACTCGGTTTATGCTTTTTATTCGCACCGCATTACCATGGTGGAGTTAAACATGCAGTGCCAGTAAGGCAAGCGTTAAAAACGCGAACCATTTTTAATGTGCTAGGCCCGCTAATTAACCCTGCCAGCCCAGAGTTTATGTTACTAGGTGTTTACACACTTGAACTTATTGAACCCATTGCCCACGTGCTGCATGCCCTTGGGGTAAAACGCGCTATGGTGGTTTATGGCAGTGGCTTAGATGAAGTAGCCCTTCACGATAATACTCATGTGGCAGAACTAAAAGACGGTGTAGTGCGTACTTACCAGCTGAGCCCTGAAGATCTAGGGGTTGAACGTGCAGACATAGCACAGCTAACAGGTGGCGAACCGGCAGACAATGCCTTAATAACCCAAGCCATTTTGCAAGGCAAAGGCCTGCCTGCTCATCGAGATGCGGTGGCCATTAATGCCGGTTGTGCTTTGTATATCTGTGGTGTTTGCGACTCCGTTCAAGCGGGCACTCAACTAGCGCTTGATACGCTAGCGGGCGGTGCAGCCTTTACCTTATTAACCGATTTAGCTGCCGCGAGCCAAGCTGGAGAACATAATGAGTAA
- the rnm gene encoding RNase RNM, with translation MITETLLADLHSHTTASDGQLTPTELLTRAIEKGVEMFAITDHDTVGGLAEAHLANKAHETPLKLINGCEISTRWNSFDIHIVGLNLDIAHTGLLEFLIHQRQLREVRAQEIGERLAKAGIEGAYEGAKAIAGDAALSRGHYARWLANNGHASDMPSVFKRYLARGKTGYVPNNWGDMTNAIEHIHQAGGVAVLAHPSGYKLSAKWLKRLVREFAEAGGDAIEVILGQQTLDDRNNLIALSKQNNLLASVGSDFHFPSNWIELGKNLFQPQGVEWVWQSQHWTERA, from the coding sequence ATGATTACAGAGACTCTCTTGGCCGATCTTCACAGCCACACGACCGCATCAGATGGTCAACTAACACCAACAGAATTATTAACTCGCGCTATTGAAAAAGGCGTTGAGATGTTTGCTATTACTGATCACGACACTGTCGGCGGATTAGCAGAAGCGCATCTTGCTAATAAAGCACATGAGACGCCTTTAAAACTCATTAACGGTTGTGAGATTTCAACTCGTTGGAACAGTTTTGACATTCATATTGTTGGATTAAACTTGGATATTGCTCACACGGGATTGCTCGAGTTTTTAATTCATCAACGCCAATTGCGTGAAGTGCGAGCCCAAGAGATCGGCGAACGTTTAGCTAAAGCTGGTATTGAAGGCGCCTATGAAGGGGCCAAAGCTATTGCAGGCGATGCCGCACTGAGTCGAGGTCATTATGCTAGATGGCTAGCTAATAATGGGCATGCTTCAGATATGCCTAGTGTATTTAAACGTTATTTGGCACGCGGTAAAACGGGCTATGTACCCAATAATTGGGGCGACATGACCAATGCGATAGAACATATTCATCAAGCGGGTGGCGTAGCAGTATTAGCCCACCCTAGCGGTTACAAATTATCGGCCAAATGGCTTAAACGCTTAGTGCGTGAATTTGCAGAGGCCGGTGGCGATGCGATTGAAGTTATTTTAGGCCAGCAAACATTAGACGACCGTAATAATTTGATCGCATTAAGTAAGCAAAATAACCTACTTGCTTCTGTGGGGAGCGATTTTCACTTTCCCAGTAATTGGATCGAGCTAGGTAAAAACTTATTCCAACCTCAAGGTGTGGAATGGGTTTGGCAATCACAACATTGGACGGAAAGAGCATGA
- a CDS encoding segregation and condensation protein A — translation MQGSQQSLPLAVIRGEVLESMPLDLFIPPEALEVFLETFEGPLDLLLYLIRKQKLDVVDLPIQQITQQYLIYIDILTEARIELAADYLVMAATLAEIKSRLLLPKMANEDDEEEDPRVVLIRQLKAYEVIKQAAADIDALPRIERDVFQASVSAAPDIKPVIVPPDVSLVDIARAFGEVLKRIDANEDHHVKREHLSTRERMSQILAKLSSTEYIGFECLFDVSEGRAGVVVSFLALMELVKELLVELVQNEPFSPIYVKAF, via the coding sequence ATGCAAGGCAGTCAGCAAAGCCTGCCATTGGCAGTAATACGTGGCGAAGTGCTTGAAAGCATGCCGTTAGACTTGTTTATTCCACCAGAGGCCTTAGAGGTGTTTCTTGAAACATTCGAAGGCCCACTGGATCTATTATTATATCTGATCCGCAAGCAAAAATTGGATGTGGTTGATTTACCCATCCAACAAATTACCCAACAATATTTAATTTATATCGACATTCTTACTGAAGCTCGGATAGAACTTGCTGCCGATTATTTGGTGATGGCGGCAACGTTGGCAGAGATTAAATCGCGGTTATTATTGCCTAAAATGGCTAATGAAGATGACGAGGAGGAAGATCCTCGTGTGGTACTTATACGGCAATTAAAAGCCTATGAAGTGATCAAACAAGCGGCTGCTGATATTGATGCATTACCGCGTATTGAGCGCGATGTATTTCAGGCATCTGTTTCTGCCGCGCCAGATATTAAACCAGTGATAGTGCCGCCTGATGTCTCGTTGGTGGATATTGCCCGTGCGTTTGGCGAAGTGCTGAAACGCATTGATGCCAACGAAGATCATCATGTTAAACGTGAACATTTATCAACACGGGAACGTATGAGCCAAATTTTAGCTAAGTTATCCAGTACTGAATACATTGGTTTTGAGTGCTTGTTTGATGTCAGCGAAGGCCGTGCTGGTGTTGTGGTGAGCTTTTTAGCCCTAATGGAGTTAGTCAAAGAGTTATTAGTTGAGCTAGTACAAAATGAACCCTTTTCGCCAATTTATGTAAAAGCTTTTTAA
- a CDS encoding efflux RND transporter periplasmic adaptor subunit, with amino-acid sequence MRYHLTLPLALLISTVLAGCAPAEIVVQEVLVRPVKLFEVATSAGNTVRQFPARVEANSRAELSFRISGQLVRLDLVEGQHVKQGFLLAQLDDRDAHNNLMTREAEYDLMLADFTRNQTLLDRKLISQALFDSSKAQLKSAKAALAAANDQVSYTRLEAPFSGTIAKRLVDNHQIVQANQGVLTLQNNQLLDVTIQVPEAMAAVLTQDIAHGLAAKVRFSALDGMSFDAKFKEYSTQVTPGTQAYEVVFSLPQPKNVQLLPGMSAELTLATINESSQGFTAIVPISAVDKQDESGDVMVWRYQAESGDINPVKVTLGRVSNNGVEVLTGLEKGDVIVAAGLSQLSEGMKVKPLRWQRGV; translated from the coding sequence ATGAGATATCACTTAACATTGCCGTTGGCATTGCTTATTTCTACTGTTTTAGCTGGTTGTGCACCGGCCGAAATTGTCGTACAAGAAGTACTTGTGCGTCCCGTAAAATTGTTTGAAGTGGCGACCTCTGCAGGTAATACTGTCCGCCAATTTCCTGCGAGAGTAGAAGCTAACAGTCGTGCAGAATTATCATTTCGGATATCAGGTCAATTGGTTAGACTCGATCTTGTTGAAGGGCAGCACGTTAAACAAGGTTTTTTATTGGCTCAATTAGATGATCGCGATGCGCATAATAATTTAATGACTCGTGAAGCTGAGTATGACTTGATGTTAGCTGATTTTACCCGTAATCAAACTTTATTAGATCGTAAACTGATTTCTCAAGCTTTATTCGACAGCAGTAAAGCTCAACTTAAATCAGCTAAAGCAGCCCTTGCGGCAGCTAATGATCAAGTTAGTTATACGCGTTTAGAAGCCCCTTTTAGTGGGACTATCGCAAAACGATTAGTGGATAATCATCAAATTGTACAAGCTAATCAAGGCGTTTTGACGCTGCAAAATAACCAATTACTTGATGTCACGATTCAAGTACCAGAAGCAATGGCGGCAGTATTGACTCAAGATATTGCCCATGGTTTAGCTGCGAAAGTGCGGTTTAGTGCACTAGACGGTATGTCGTTCGATGCTAAATTTAAAGAATATTCAACCCAAGTCACTCCCGGCACCCAAGCTTATGAAGTGGTCTTTTCATTACCACAACCTAAGAATGTGCAATTACTGCCTGGTATGAGTGCTGAGTTGACGCTAGCAACCATCAATGAGTCATCACAAGGCTTTACCGCGATAGTGCCTATTTCTGCAGTAGACAAACAAGATGAAAGTGGTGATGTGATGGTTTGGCGTTATCAGGCTGAAAGTGGTGACATTAATCCAGTGAAAGTCACCCTGGGTCGAGTTAGCAATAATGGCGTAGAAGTATTAACCGGATTGGAAAAAGGCGATGTTATTGTTGCTGCCGGTTTGTCGCAATTATCTGAAGGCATGAAAGTAAAGCCTTTACGCTGGCAACGAGGAGTGTAG